One Solanum pennellii chromosome 9, SPENNV200 DNA segment encodes these proteins:
- the LOC107029276 gene encoding purine-uracil permease NCS1, with the protein MLSKSLMFNLHPHHVIFTKPKHILSLTTSSKIPTNTTKILISQKKLVHTFFNKKCNKNIIPPMASSSSINQFDEFHPDPTLTNDDLKPTSIDQRNFSGWEMSSLWIGLVVGVPSYYLAGSLVDLGMSWWQGIAIVVLANLITLVPLVLIGQPGTKFGISFPVLARSSFGIRGAHIPTLLRALVGCGWYGIETWIGGEAIFLLLPKVVKDSYLSQSISWLGTSPIEFGCFITFWIAQLAIVWKGIDGIRELEKYSAPILISLTSCLLVWAYVKAGGFGHMLDLSSRITKSEFWSLFFPSLTANIGFWATLALNIPDFTRYAKSQNDQIIGQAGLPVFMGLFTFVGVAVTSSTKVIFGHVISNPITLLGEIGGLLTMVLAIFGISLATITTNIAANVVAPANALVNLSPSRFSFRRGAVLTALLGVVCQPWRLLKSSESFVYTWLVGYSALLGPIMGIILVDYYLIQKMNLSIKDLYTLSSNGAYYYSSGYNLSAILALVIGILPVIPGFLQNVGILDSIPNLFSIIYNNAWFFSLFLAGGLYWILSILKKNQKEIDPLLPNNTS; encoded by the coding sequence aTGTTGTCCAAATCTCTAATGTTCAATCTTCATCCCCACCATGTAATTTTCACAAAACCAAAACACATACTTTCCCTTACAACATCTTCAAAAATACCAACTAATACTACTAAAATTCTTATATCACAAAAAAAACTTGTACACacatttttcaacaaaaaatgtaacaaaaaCATTATTCCTCCTAtggcatcatcatcatcaattaatcaatttgatgaatttcaccCTGACCCTACCCTTACAAATGATGATCTCAAGCCTACGTCGATCGATCAACGTAACTTTTCAGGGTGGGAAATGTCTAGTCTATGGATTGGACTAGTTGTTGGTGTGCCCTCATATTACCTAGCTGGTAGCCTAGTTGATCTTGGCATGTCATGGTGGCAAGGTATTGCAATTGTTGTATTAGCTAATTTAATAACTTTAGTACCACTTGTATTAATAGGTCAACCAGGCACAAAATTTGGTATATCATTTCCTGTTTTAGCTAGATCATCATTTGGTATTAGAGGTGCACATATTCCAACACTACTTAGAGCTTTAGTTGGTTGTGGTTGGTATGGTATTGAAACATGGATTGGTGGTGAAGCAATTTTCTTGTTGTTACCAAAAGTTGTGAAGGATTCATATTTGTCACAATCAATATCTTGGCTTGGCACATCACCAATTGAATTTGGTTGTTTTATAACATTTTGGATAGCACAATTGGCTATTGTGTGGAAAGGGATAGATGGTATTAGAGAATTGGAAAAATACTCTGCTCCAATACTTATATCACTCACTTCTTGTTTACTTGTTTGGGCTTATGTTAAGGCTGGTGGATTTGGTCATATGTTAGATTTATCATCAAGAATTACAAAATCCGAGTTTTGGTCACTATTTTTCCCATCGCTTACTGCAAACATCGGATTTTGGGCTACGTTGGCACTCAACATACCTGACTTTACCAGATACGCCAAGAGTCAAAATGATCAAATCATAGGTCAAGCAGGGCTACCAGTATTTATGGGGTTGTTtacttttgttggtgtagctgtTACATCGTCCACGAAAGTAATTTTTGGTCATGTGATTTCGAACCCCATAACACTTTTAGGTGAAATTGGTGGATTGTTGACAATGGTGTTAGCTATTTTTGGTATTAGCTTAGCTACAATCACAACAAACATTGCAGCAAATGTTGTCGCGCCGGCTAATGCATTAGTAAATCTTAGTCCTTCAAGATTCAGTTTTAGAAGAGGTGCAGTTTTAACAGCATTGCTAGGGGTTGTTTGTCAACCTTGGAGATTGTTGAAATCAAGTGAAAGTTTTGTGTACACATGGTTAGTTGGATATTCTGCATTATTGGGGCCAATTATGGGGATAATTTTGGTTGATTATTACTTAATTCAAAAGATGAATTTGAGTATTAAAGATTTGTATACATTGAGTTCAAATGGTGCATATTATTACTCAAGTGGATATAATTTATCTGCAATTTTGGCTTTGGTTATTGGGATTTTGCCAGTAATTCCAGGTTTTTTGCAAAATGTTGGGATTTTGGATTCAATTCCAAATTTATTTTCCATCATTTACAATAATGCTTGGTTTTTTAGCTTGTTTTTAGCAGGGGGACTTTATTggattctttcaattttaaagaaaaatcaaaaggaaatagATCCTTTGTTGCCTAATAATACATCTTAG
- the LOC107029907 gene encoding F-box protein At4g00893-like encodes MEEKNYDKLWSDGIPSDILGLISSHLVAAEYFVFRAICKKWRYAPLITQQSSSSQSPCLMTLHKETGIVEFFDPVYNVVTTQKMGIPRLKGARIRSSKANWLLMSHGNRGMFFYNPISNDIIELPDLLEEHRNSCSSWTFSCPPNSSLNCFVVGFEALGYVPDVYILKVGDTTWTYHYSLDLGKFWATGCNNPIFFKNNTIYLLGDKGNLGTLSIKENSATQRPRWKFYGSYFPRSKQRLIRKAYMAEDGDNGGMLAVILSREKGDVEVWRYKINGKELEREQITSLDNKTLFVSSGGSYLKTCVAQGLGNKIYFPMFHDNKGVFYCLANCKYYSFDYSVNKTYSSPNIFNLVQPKSCIWIEPQNND; translated from the coding sequence ATGGAGgagaaaaattatgataaattatggtCAGATGGTATTCCATCAGACATACTCGGATTAATATCATCCCATCTTGTTGCTGCTGAATACTTTGTATTCCGTGCCATTTGTAAAAAATGGCGCTATGCTCCCCTAATAACTCAACAATCATCATCTTCGCAATCCCCTTGTTTGATGACCTTGCATAAAGAAACAGGCATAGTAGAATTCTTTGATCCGGTGTACAATGTCGTAACTACTCAAAAGATGGGCATTCCAAGATTAAAGGGGGCTCGAATTCGAAGCTCAAAAGCTAATTGGTTGCTCATGAGTCATGGCAACCGCGGCATGTTCTTTTACAATCCTATTAGCAATGACATAATTGAACTCCCTGATCTACTAGAGGAGCACAGAAATTCTTGCTCTTCTTGGACTTTTTCGTGTCCTCCTAACTCATCATTGAATTGTTTCGTGGTTGGTTTTGAAGCCTTGGGTTATGTCCCAGACGTGTACATCCTCAAAGTTGGAGATACTACATGGACGTACCACTACTCCTTGGACCTAGGAAAATTTTGGGCAACCGGGTGTAATAATCcgatatttttcaaaaacaatacTATCTATTTACTAGGTGATAAAGGTAATTTGGGAACACTAAGCATCAAGGAAAACTCAGCTACACAAAGACCGAGGTGGAAATTTTACGGGAGTTATTTTCCAAGATCGAAACAAAGATTAATTCGAAAGGCATACATGGCAGAAGATGGCGATAATGGAGGAATGTTAGCTGTGATTTTAAGTCGCGAAAAAGGGGATGTAGAGGTTTGGAGGTACaaaataaatggaaaagaaTTGGAGAGGGAACAAATAACAAGTTTGGATAATAAAACATTGTTTGTAAGCTCCGGAGGATCGTACTTGAAAACATGTGTTGCACAGGGACTaggaaacaaaatatatttcccAATGTTTCACGACAACAAGGGCGTTTTCTACTGTTTGGCCAATTGCAAATACTACTCCTTCGATTACTCTGTCAACAAAACTTACTCAAGtccaaatattttcaacttGGTCCAACCAAAATCCTGCATTTGGATCGAACCACAGAATAATGATTAA